A single region of the Brachypodium distachyon strain Bd21 chromosome 3, Brachypodium_distachyon_v3.0, whole genome shotgun sequence genome encodes:
- the LOC100834125 gene encoding nucleoprotein TPR: protein MADHSDSDSSPKSSSSSSASSSSARRRSPPRVRAHSDEGGSSDGVLVELPSQEARSPGADPDAGVFVSMPADDTTSGETFEDAPDDLASGGFRSARSLDESIAVIDFPDESSAAAECRKYKEEREVCAREAAALRRMLRELVGQEASSSLQTEDPDERVPVSPTPLHSMLDDCSRLVLGLNPVVRSRDQEVDRLRARAVEAEVSREVVDAYLGSWREVSELAIGRMGASVDAVVGNDATSFEGADLNGISVVERKTLLLTERYRQVLQGIEQLEQVLAEVKPGFLAMGQCDHATILGIVSEELVSSKRNETNFMQNLITLGEENKNLTEELENVKGARDAANAEAGKAKADFEQMEHKLSTTKEKLSMAVTKGKSLVQHRDSLKQALAEKTHELERCIAELQQKSDAFQAAEGRTEELKMLLDEKSTEHEKCLDELRGTYSAWEAAKANIEELNEANTTLTSVQASLSLKDGFLQRIEEVMSEATFPEDLLSLEMADRLEWLVEQKKIADMIFSEHRKVKDILGSVDFPHTVLTGELDSKIAWLVNSLGQAKDDVVLMQNESSEILQRLSAHESKLVSMHEEIDRLTIVLLEEKQEKDILVNEHSELMSMYNAAVDKLSVVSSRNTELVKAFAEASDVTLEDNAPLETTKLVDQCLSNIQRRTRSSPIECESFERLHTLVYTLDQELALCKIILEEDTTDRSERTRLSGELQKMTEAMYVLETERDSLQKDLERVEEKSSLLREKLSMAVKKGKGLVQEREGLKKVLDEKNSEIEKLKHALDEKYSETENVKHALDRINSEIEKLKCALDEKNSDLEKLRQVLDENSSETGNLKQALDEKSSESDKLKRDLEARNAEMENLKYEIVSRESANSDLRERVENLYSQVTHFDKLQSEIISLSEEKGKVESMLEEAKVSWGTLVDSISSISLPVDHPFEDPVEKTSQIAQYIMESQAAKNHVESELHKANEQVTLQAGRLSDSLSTIKILEDELSKVKEYISSTSEEKHQIQLHAAAVEEELEKTNEELADNANKLEDANTTINSLQDALSQARTSLAILDAEKNETEAKHQVETSALNAKLTKCLEELDRSHGNLQIHSTEHLAYLEKLSTLVMDDSIVSLMAEEFGKKFRSLRDMSLTVKSMHEQLTAMGFQIDPFIEDSEFSTVFSLPDYDNFVTERMLDSKIRKGNMLDSKIRKGNIDDASSLCTIVGQFSNQAEYFSGFFKDLSGYMNDNIVQLHRALQLTSNNFSRTLEEHDSLKIELGNKDAQSRAQEAELLSLQKELRAMSSKCIYCTEQIQIILDSVLDLGYALELATGNSSIESKAEGTLFVLKGEDSGDYTKVADTLLSSLNKLRSESQRLSDMKELVVTLLGELKMRLKQAESAAETASNDHRLYVERVCELEKDLKTAHDECNGKEIRIQEYQEREDVLKAMELELLSLANTQTTGQRDITDAISKDQLEALVEKISKLNIPSGESHLQREVDMFSSPIDKIFFVIDEVDALQREVETLRYENEDLQLNLESHARETEQLKEVCRNADSNRRELESKSGELLEVTVSMERMIQRLGYLAGKDALEDSKPTTTQTLLSKLEKLIITSSMESGNAKSAKQELGAKLQAREKTVDELSAKVKKLEDLYHSRLVQPEVSKDRAFEASSSAIGSEMSEIEDLGPMGKASISSVPTAAHARIMRSSDHLVLNMGTESERLIDAHDSDDKGRIKSLHTSGLIPAQGKQIADRVDGIWVSGSQILMNRPRARLGILAYWLFLHLWLVGSIL, encoded by the exons ATGGCCGACCACTCCGACTCCGACTCTTCCCCCaagtcctcttcctcctcctccgcctcctcgtcgtccgccCGCCGTCGCTCTCCGCCGCGCGTCCGGGCACACTCCGACGAGGGCGGCAGCAGCGACGGCGTCCTCGTCGAGCTCCCCTCCCAG GAAGCGCGGAGCCCCGGGGCAGACCCAGACGCCGGTGTCTTCGTCAGCATGCCCGCCGATGACACCACCAGCGGCGAGACCTTCGAGGACGCCCCCGACGACCTCGCCTCCGGTGGCTTCCGCTCCGCTCGTTCGCTTGATGAATCCATCGCCGTCATCGACTTCCCCGACGAGTCTAGCGCCGCTGCCGAGTGCCGCAAGTACAAG GAAGAAAGGGAGGTGTGTGCGCGGGAGGCAGCGGCACTCCGGAGAATGCTACGGGAGCTGGTAGGACAGGAAGCATCGAGTTCGTTGCAAACTGAGGATCCTGATGAAAGGGTGCCGGTGTCACCCACACCGCTGCACTCCATGCTGGATGATTGCTCGAGGCTTGTGCTTGGACTGAATCCAGTCGTGCGTTCCAGGGATCAGGAGGTCGACAGATTACGTGCTAGGGCTGTTGAGGCAGAGGTGTCAAGGGAGGTTGTCGATGCATACCTTGGTTCATGGAGGGAAGTGTCAGAACTAGCGATTGGGCGAATGGGTGCATCGGTTGATGCCGTGGTTGGGAATGATGCCACCAGTTTTGAGGGTGCTGATCTAAATGGGATATCTGTTGTTGAAAGGAAGACTTTGTTGCTAACAGAGCGGTACAGACAGGTTTTACAGGGTATTGAACAACTTGAGCAGGTTTTAGCAGAGGTTAAGCCTGGTTTTCTGGCCATGGGCCAGTGCGATCATGCTACCATCTTAGGCATTGTTTCAGAGGAATTGGTCAGTAGCAAGAGAAACGAAACAAATTTCATGCAGAACTTGATCACTTTGGGTGAAGAAAATAAGAATCTTACTGAAGAGCTTGAGAATGTGAAAGGTGCTCGCGATGCAGCAAATGCTGAAGCAGGCAAAGCAAAGGCAGACTTTGAGCAGATGGAGCATAAATTATCAACCACCAAGGAGAAGCTCAGCATGGCTGTTACAAAGGGCAAGTCATTGGTGCAGCATCGTGATTCCTTGAAGCAGGCATTGGCTGAAAAGACGCATGAGCTGGAGAGATGCATTGCGGAGTTACAACAGAAGTCTGATGCCTTTCAAGCAGCTGAGGGCAGAACCGAGGAGCTCAAGATGTTGCTAGATGAGAAGTCGACTGAACACGAGAAATGTTTGGATGAGCTTCGAGGAACATACAGCGCTTGGGAAGCTGCTAAGGCAAACATTGAGGAACTGAATGAAGCAAACACTACACTTACTTCTGTTCAGGCCTCCCTTTCACTTAAGGACGGGTTTCTTCAACGCATTGAAGAGGTCATGTCGGAGGCAACATTCCCAGAGGATCTGCTTTCCTTGGAGATGGCGGACAGATTGGAATGGTTGgttgaacaaaagaaaattgctGATATGATCTTCTCAGAGCACCGGAAAGTTAAAGATATCCTAGGCTCAGTTGACTTTCCACACACAGTCTTAACCGGTGAACTTGATTCAAAGATCGCTTGGCTAGTCAACTCATTGGGCCAGGCTAAAGATGATGTGGTCCTGATGCAGAATGAGTCATCTGAAATTCTCCAGAGACTGTCTGCACATGAATCAAAATTGGTCTCGATGCATGAGGAGATTGACCGCTTGACCATAGTTCTACTGGAAGAGAAGCAGGAAAAGGACATACTTGTAAATGAACACTCCGAATTAATGTCCATGTACAATGCTGCTGTTGATAAATTATCTGTTGTCTCCTCACGGAATACTGAGCTTGTAAAGGCATTTGCAGAGGCTTCTGATGTCACATTGGAGGACAATGCGCCCCTGGAGACTACCAAATTAGTAGATCAGTGCCTAAGCAACATCCAGAGGAGAACAAGATCCTCTCCTATTGAGTGTGAAAGTTTTGAGAGGTTACACACACTAGTGTATACCCTAGATCAGGAATTAGCACTTTGTAAAATAATCCTCGAAGAAGACACGACTGATAGATCTGAAAGGACAAGACTATCAGGTGAACTACAAAAAATGACAGAGGCAATGTATGTTCTGGAAACTGAAAGGGACTCATTACAGAAAGATCTTGAGCGGGTGGAGGAAAAATCATCTTTGCTTAGGGAGAAGCTGTCAATGGCCGTGAAAAAGGGGAAGGGTTTGGTACAGGAGCGTGAAGGACTCAAGAAAGTCCTGGATGAGAAGAACTCTGAGATAGAGAAGCTAAAACATGCTCTTGATGAAAAATACTCTGAAACAGAAAATGTGAAACATGCTTTGGATAGGATTAACTCTGAGATCGAGAAGCTGAAATGTGCGCTGGATGAAAAGAACTCTGATTTAGAGAAGCTAAGACAAGTTCTCGATGAAAATAGCTCTGAAACAGGGAATCTAAAGCAAGCTTTGGATGAAAAAAGCTCTGAATCAGATAAGCTAAAACGAGATCTGGAAGCAAGGAACGCAGAAATGGAGAATCTAAAATATGAGATAGTGTCAAGAGAATCTGCAAATTCAGATCTCAGAGAACGAGTTGAGAATCTATATTCACAGGTTACACATTTTGATAAGCTACAATCGGAGATTATTTCCCTTAGCGAGGAAAAGGGTAAAGTAGAAAGCATGTTGGAAGAAGCTAAAGTTTCCTGGGGCACTCTAGTTGATTCAATATCAAGCATTTCTCTTCCTGTTGATCACCCCTTTGAGGATCCTGTTGAAAAAACAAGCCAGATTGCCCAATACATCATGGAATCACAAGCTGCTAAGAATCACGTGGAGAGCGAGCTACATAAAGCAAATGAGCAAGTTACCTTGCAAGCTGGCAGGCTTTCTGATTCACTTTCTACTATAAAGATATTAGAAGATGAATTAAGTAAAGTAAAGGAGTATATTTCTTCCACTTCTGAAGAGAAACACCAAATACAAttgcatgctgctgctgtcgaGGAGGAGTTGGAGAAAACAAACGAGGAACTGGCTGATAATGCCAACAAACTAGAAGATGCCAACACAACTATTAACTCACTACAAGATGCCTTGTCGCAGGCTAGAACAAGTCTTGCTATTCTTGATGCTGAAAAGAATGAGACTGAAGCTAAACATCAAGTGGAAACCAGTGCTCTTAATGCTAAGCTCACCAAATGTTTGGAAGAGTTGGACAGAAGTCATGGAAACTTACAAATTCATTCAACCGAACACCTTGCTTACCTTGAAAAACTTAGCACACTTGTAATGGATGATAGTATTGTATCGTTGATGGCTGAAGAATTTGGAAAGAAGTTCAGAAGCTTGAGAGATATGAGCCTTACAGTGAAGAGTATGCATGAACAACTCACTGCAATGGGGTTCCAGATTGATCCGTTTATCGAG GATTCAGAGTTCAGTACGGTTTTTTCTCTTCCAGACTACGATAACTTTGTTACTGAAAGAATGCTTGACAGCAAAATAAGAAAAGGGAATATGCTTGACAGCAAAATAAGAAAAGGGAATATTGATGATGCTTCATCCTTGTGTACTATTGTTGGACAGTTCAGCAATCAAGCTGAATATTTTTCTGGGTTTTTTAAAGATCTGTCAGGCTACATGAATGACAATATTGTGCAGCTGCACCGTGCTCTGCAATTGACAAGCAACAACTTCTCTCGTACCTTAGAAGAGCATGACTCCTTGAAGATCGAATTGGGGAACAAGGACGCTCAGAGCAGAGCTCAAGAAGCTGAATTGCTTTCTCTGCAAAAAGAGCTCAGGGCAATGTCATCAAAATGTATTTATTGCACTGAACAGATTCAAATTATTCTTGACAGCGTGCTTGATCTAGGGTATGCACTAGAGTTGGCAACAGGCAACTCCAGCATTGAATCAAAAGCAGAAGGAACCTTGTTTGTTTTGAAGGGCGAGGATTCAGGTGATTATACAAAGGTGGCAGACACTTTACTATCTTCCCTTAACAAACTGAGGTCAGAATCTCAGAGGTTATCTGATATGAAGGAATTAGTAGTAACTTTGTTAGGTGAGTTGAAAATGAGACTGAAACAAGCTGAGTCAGCTGCTGAAACTGCTTCAAATGACCACCGGTTGTATGTGGAAAGAGTATGTGAGCTGGAGAAAGATCTCAAAACAGCACATGATGAGTGTAACGGAAAGGAAATAAGGATTCAGGAGTAccaggaaagggaggatgtGTTGAAGGCAATGGAGTTAGAGTTGCTGTCACTTGCAAACACTCAAACTACAGGACAAAGAG ATATAACTGATGCAATTTCAAAGGATCAGCTGGAAGCACTTGTTGAAAAAATAAGCAAACTAAATATACCATCAGGCGAGTCACATTTGCAGAGAGAAGTGGATATGTTCTCTAGCCCCATTGACAAAATCTTCTTTGTTATTGATGAAGTTGATGCACTTCAACGTGAAGTGGAGACCTTAAGATACGAAAATGAAGATTTACAATTAAATCTTGAATCACATGCTCGTGAAACCGAACAACTAAAGGAGGTCTGCAGAAACGCTGACTCAAATCGTAGGGAGTTGGAATCAAAAAGCGGTGAACTGCTTGAGGTAACAGTCAGTATGGAGCGAATGATTCAGCGGTTAGGATATCTTGCTGGAAAAGATGCGCTAGAAGATAGCAAACCTACAACTACGCAAACACTCTTATCAAAGCTGGAAAAACTAATAATCACATCAAGTATGGAATCTGGAAATGCGAAGTCCGCAAAACAAGAGCTGGGAGCGAAGTTGCAGGCCAGGGAAAAGACAGTTGATGAGTTATCAGCAAAAGTTAAGAAGCTTGAGGATTTGTATCATTCTCGTCTTGTGCAGCCAGAGGTTAGCAAGGACAGAGCTTTTGAAGCCTCTTCCTCAGCAATTGGTTCAGAGATGTCCGAGATTGAAGATTTG GGACCAATGGGAAAGGCATCAATTTCATCTGTCCCTACTGCCGCACATGCTAGAATAATGCGGTCATCCGACCATCTTGTTTTGAATATGGGCACAGAGTCAGAACGACTAATTGATGCACATGATTCAGATGACAAAG GGCGTATTAAATCATTGCATACATCTGGCTTGATTCCAGCACAAGGAAAACAAATTGCTGACAGAGTTGATGGCATCTG GGTCTCTGGGAGCCAAATTCTGATGAACCGACCGCGTGCCAGGCTAGGAATCTTGGCGTATTGGCTCTTCTTGCACTTGTGGTTGGTAGGCAGCATCTTGTGA
- the LOC100834424 gene encoding telomere length regulation protein TEL2 homolog — protein sequence MASTLSSAAAAAFPGGGGGGARLEALAMDKVAEAADAVAAASSVGEVVRAIHAVAVLLFPVDSATVAGAMDEPFRSQIISVANLRHDERDFWRHAFYHGPAFPTMSKILLSNIALKWLWTIHTSVRKEIYDSFFIRGPTTEVIQALVPALSQNEDSKEDNNIFCLNVERLLILCLLDNKGVAQIVEELTFSNMLDDGILNPDKTTFISRVAQLLASVPDKTRMRASAALTSSLFFKSIVSQLLVRAEEAATELSADKNANEHDSLSSLFLFVGEVLSRVSRRGSTGILVAELIPMIRNHLQRCVASDKNTIIPNMVKQVPQSRFWFNMVEALRYQHCIERLTEEMLRQLASQNISDEEAYWILWTLFNQSSMHMTVMRAMFIDKFLLWKTFPLCCLRWILHYAVFEFPPNSVTETQMQRTSNFFVTLQSLVSVWSKKEFVQSYSVEQQAYITAAIGLCLEKMSKSELETAKDVSNYILQGVSCRLESPIDLVRKMASAIALTFSIVVDPKNPLHLDDDCSENVDWAFGFLSPKAITAPSYCVELKSKPKPSLRESMRYGKEKKAKAIKHDTASNRAKIVEIESLDSDEMSDPAVNFENCDEESTNIDASSDSSLEPYDLSDDDTDLQKNFTHLSDLAAALRKPDDRDGVESALRCAEKLVRASPEELRHDSADLVKALVHVRCSDVAIEGQEDSVEENRHKALVALLVTSPFESLNVLTELVYSPTVDLGQRILIIDVMTEAAQELAETKIVKREQRHGNLIWDTSPSWLIPKDRGPPGASRWREVSEPGTLLNWSHRYEREVPTRSGQVKSGKSRKWGLAKAKDLQEEWSKNRFPLYAAAFMLPVMQGYDKRRHGVDLLNRDFVVLGKLIYMLGVCMKCITMHPEASALAPALLDMLRSREVSQHAEPYVRRSVLFAASCIMVALHPSYVASALIEGNQDISTGLEWIRTWAFQIAEADPDTECTSMAMTCLRLHSEMALQTSRALESAEHSKAGTRALPSKLDNIIIPFANMM from the exons ATGGCGAGCACGCTAAgcagcgccgcggccgcggcgtttccgggcgggggcggcggaggcgcgcgcCTGGAAGCCCTAGCCATGGACaaggtggcggaggcggccgacgCAGTCGCCGCAGCGTCGAGCGTCGGCGAGGTGGTCCGCGCGATCCACGCCGTTGCCGTCCTCCTCTTCCCAGTGGACTCCGCCACCGTTGCTG GTGCCATGGACGAGCCCTTCAGGAGCCAG ATTATCAGTGTAGCGAACCTCAGGCATGATGAAAGGGACTTTTGGAGGCATGCTTTTTATCATGGTCCAGCATTTCCTACTATGTCTAAGATATTACTTAGCA ATATTGCATTGAAGTGGTTATGGACGATTCACACCTCTGTGAGGAAGGAAATATATGATTCATTTTTTATCAGAGGACCTACAACTGAAGTAATTCAGGCTCTTGTTCCAGCTTTGTCTCAAAATGAAGACTCTAAAGAGGATaataacattttttgtttgaacgTTGAAAG GCTATTAATTTTATGCTTACTTGACAATAAGGGTGTGGCCCAGATTGTTGAAGAGCTTACCTTTTCTAATATGCTTGATGATGGCATTCTCAACCCAGACAAAACGACTTTCATCTCAAGGGTTGCCCAACTACTTGCATCTGTTCCAGATAAAACAAGAATGAGAGCCTCAGCTGCGCTTACATCATC GTTGTTCTTCAAGAGTATTGTTAGCCAACTTCTTGTTCGagctgaagaagcagctaCTGAGTTGTCTGCTGACAAAAATGCCAATGAACATGATTCTTTGAGTTCTTTGTTCCTATTCGTGGGTGAAGTGTTATCACGTGTTAGCCGTCGTGGATCTACTG GCATTTTAGTTGCTGAATTGATTCCTATGATCCGTAATCACTTACAGAGATGTGTAGCATCAGATAAGAATACGATAATTCCCAACATGGTCAAGCAGGTTCCTCAGTCTCGATTTTGGTTCAATATGGTTGAAGCATTAAGATATCAGCATTGTATTGAGAGATTGACTGAAGAGATGTTACGCCAACTTGCATCACAAAATATAAGTGATGAAGAAGCTTACTGGATTTTGTGGACGCTGTTTAATCAGAGTAGCATGCATATGACTGTCATGAG GGCAATGTTCATTGACAAATTTTTGCTTTGGAAAACATTTCCTTTATGCTGCCTGAGATGGATTCTTCACTATGCTGTCTTTGAATTCCCACCAAACTCAGTCACAGAAACTCAGATGCAAAGGACATCAAACTTCTTTGTTACCTTACAAAGTTTAGTTAGTGTTTGGTCCAAGAAAGAGTTTGTTCAGTCATATTCAGTGGAGCAGCAAGCTT ATATTACCGCAGCAATAGGGTTATGTTTGGAGAAGATGTCAAAAAGTGAATTAGAAACGGCTAAAGATGTATCGAATTATATCCTTCAAGGAGTAAGCT GTAGGTTAGAGAGCCCAATTGATTTAGTCCGGAAGATGGCAAGTGCTATTGCATTGACCTTTTCTATAGTTGTTGATCCAAAAAATCCTCTTCACCTTGATGACGACTGTTCTGAGAATGTTGACTGGGCATTCGGGTTTCTTTCTCCAAAGGCGATCACAGCTCCTTCATATTGTGTAGAACTTAAAAGCAAACCAAAACCATCTTTGCGTGAAAGCATGAGATATGGTAAGGAGAAAAAAGCGAAGGCTATCAAGCATGATACTGCAAGCAACAGAGCAAAAATCGTCGAGATCGAATCACTAGATTCTGATGAAATGTCAGATCCTGCTGTAAATTTTGAGAACTGTGATGAGGAAAGTACGAACATCGATGCTTCCAGTGATTCATCCCTGGAGCCATATGATCTATCAGATGATGACACAGATTTGCAGAAGAACTTCACCCATCTAAGTGATCTTGCTGCTGCACTACGAAAGCCTGACGATCGAGATGGT GTCGAAAGTGCTCTCCGTTGTGCTGAAAAGCTTGTGCGAGCATCACCTGAAGAACTACGCCACGACTCAGCTGATCTTGTTAAAGCACTGGTTCATGTTCGTTGTTCTGATGTGGCAATCGAAGGCCAGGAAGATTCTGTTGAGGAAAATAGACATAAGGCATTAGTTGCCTTGCTGGTTACCAGCCCATTTGAATCACTAAATGTTCTGACCGAATTGGTATATTCACCGACAGTGGATTTAGGTCAGCGCATTTTAATTATTGATGTTATGACTGAGGCTGCACAGGAGCTTGCTGAAACCAAAATTGTGAAGAGAGAACAGCGGCATGGaaacttaatatgggacactTCTCCGTCTTGGCTGATCCCCAAGGACAGAGGACCTCCTGGTGCAAGCCGTTGGAGAGAGGTATCAGAACCAGGAACGCTTTTGAACTGGTCACACCGGTATGAAAGAGAAGTTCCAACCAGATCAGGTCAGGTTAAATCAGGAAAATCTCGTAAATGGGGTCTTGCTAAAGCAAAAGATTTGCAGGAGGAATGGTCAAAAAATAGATTTCCTTTGTATGCGGCTGCATTTATGCTCCCGGTTATGCAAGGATACGACAAGAGAAGACATGGGGTGGACTTGCTCAATCGGGACTTTGTTGTCCTAGGTAAATTGATATATATGCTTGGTGTCTGTATGAAGTGCATAACCATGCATCCGGAAGCATCAGCTCTTGCCCCAGCTCTTCTGGATATGTTAAGATCTAG GGAGGTTTCGCAACATGCTGAGCCATACGTCAGAAGGTCTGTGTTGTTTGCAGCTTCTTGTATAATGGTAGCTCTGCACCCGTCATATGTGGCTTCGGCTCTTATAGAAGGCAACCAGGACATCTCTACTGGTTTAGAGTGGATACGTACATGGGCATTTCAAATTGCTGAAGCTGATCCCGATACAGAGTGCACATCG ATGGCCATGACCTGCCTGCGACTCCACTCCGAGATGGCCCTTCAGACATCGCGTGCTCTGGAATCTGCGGAACATTCCAAGGCCGGCACCAGGGCCCTACCTTCTAAGCTTGATAACATTATAATACCATTTGCAAACATGATGTGA
- the LOC100834731 gene encoding 26S proteasome non-ATPase regulatory subunit 6, with product MDGGGGNGGGEDGKQEKHLVLAHKLFLLSHPDVDDLSKVALRSEVLSAVKSDDMAPLFESLSAAGVLEPDASLVAEMRARIDEEIRKLDEKIADAEENLGESEVREAHLAKSLYFVRVGEKEKALEQLKITEGKTVAIGQKMDLVFYTLQIGLFYMDFDLISKSIDKAKKLFDEGGDWERKNRLKVYEGLYCMATRNFKKATSLFLDSISTFTTYELFPYDTFIFYTVLTSIISLDRVSLKQKVVDAPEILAVIGKVPHLSEFLYSLYNCQYKSFFVAFSGLTEQIKLDRYLQPHFRYYMREVRTVVYSQFLESYKSVTMEAMASAFGVTVDFIDQELSRFIAAGKLHCKIDKVAGVLETNRPDERNAFYQSTIKQGDFLLNRIQKLSRVIDL from the exons atggacggcggcggcggcaacggcggcggtgaggatGGGAAGCAGGAGAAGCACCTGGTGCTGGCACACAAGCTCTTCCTGCTCTCCCACCCCGACGTCGACGACCTCTCCAAGGTCGCCCTCCGCTCCGAAGTCCTCTCCGCCGTCAAATCCGATG ACATGGCGCCGCTGTTCGAGTCGCTGTCCGCCGCGGGCGTGCTGGAGCCGGACGCCTCGCTGGTCGCCGAGATGCGCGCGCGGATCGACGAGGAGATCCGCAAGCTAGATGAGAA AATTGCTGATGCTGAAGAAAATTTGGGTGAGAGTGAAGTGCGTGAAGCCCACCTTGCCAAGTCCTTGTACTTTGTTAGGGTTGGCGAGAAG GAAAAGGCGTTGGAACAACTTAAAATTACTGAAGGAAAAACTGTAGCCATTGGGCAAAAGATGGATCTTGTCTTCTACACTTTGCAAATTGGCCTTTTCTACATGGACTTTGATCTCATCTCAAAATCCATTGATAAGGCAAAGAA GTTGTTTGATGAGGGAGGAGACTGGGAGAGAAAGAACCGATTGAAAGTGTACGAAGGCTTATATTGCATGGCAACCAGAAACTTTAAGAAAGCTACCAGCCTGTTCCTAGACTCCATCTCGACTTTCACAACTTATGAGTTATTTCCATATGATACTTTCATCTTCTATACAGTCCTCACAAGTATCATCTCATTGGATCGTGTATCTCTAAAACAAAAG GTCGTAGACGCACCAGAAATCCTGGCAGTGATTGGCAAAGTACCACATCTCTCCGAGTTTCTCTACTCCCTGTACAATTGCCAGTACAAGTCATTTTTTGTTGCGTTCT CTGGCTTGACGGAACAGATCAAGTTAGACCGTTATCTTCAGCCTCATTTCCGCTACTACATGAGGGAAGTGCGCACTGTTGTCtattcacaatttttggaGTCATACAAGAGTGTGACAATGGAAGCTATGGCTTCTGCATTTGGTGTAACTGTTGATTTCATAGACCA GGAATTGTCACGCTTCATTGCAGCCGGGAAGCTTCACTGCAAGATCGATAAAGTCGCTGGTGTTTTGGAGACAAACCGGCCTGACGAGAGGAATGCTTTCTACCAGTCGACCATCAAACAGGGGGACTTCTTGCTGAACCGCATCCAGAAGCTATCACGAGTCATTGATTTGTAG